From Pseudomonas sp. FP2335, the proteins below share one genomic window:
- a CDS encoding PilZ domain-containing protein, protein MFTDRRIERHQLPCFLQVFNRLTDKPIGFLGNVSADGLMLISLLPMMVDADFELRLKIPVPGDTFEAIDLTATCLWSHEDINPQHYDSGFRVLQAPEEYGQLISVLMHYFSFDPLQASA, encoded by the coding sequence ATGTTTACCGACCGACGGATCGAGCGGCATCAGCTACCTTGTTTTCTGCAAGTATTCAACCGCCTCACTGACAAGCCCATCGGCTTTTTGGGTAACGTCTCGGCAGACGGGCTTATGTTGATCAGCCTGCTGCCCATGATGGTCGACGCGGACTTCGAGTTGCGCTTGAAGATTCCCGTGCCTGGCGACACCTTTGAGGCCATTGACCTGACGGCGACCTGCTTGTGGAGTCATGAAGACATCAACCCACAGCATTACGATTCCGGGTTCAGGGTGCTCCAGGCGCCCGAGGAATATGGGCAACTGATCAGCGTATTGATGCATTACTTCAGTTTCGATCCTTTGCAGGCTTCAGCCTAG
- a CDS encoding tetratricopeptide repeat protein, protein MRILLVAALAVSVVGCTRWSMDHHLNNAYRAYKVGDCERVTLELSQVDRESRTRRYVQPEVSMLRGQCLERQKLFVDAVQTYQFIINQYPSSEYAYRARARLDTLQQLGHYPGASTAQTRPASL, encoded by the coding sequence ATGCGAATTTTGCTCGTTGCCGCCCTGGCCGTCAGTGTTGTCGGCTGCACCCGCTGGTCGATGGACCACCATTTGAACAACGCTTATCGCGCCTACAAGGTCGGCGATTGCGAGCGCGTCACTCTGGAGTTGTCCCAGGTCGACCGCGAGAGCCGTACCCGGCGTTATGTGCAGCCGGAGGTCTCGATGTTGCGTGGGCAGTGCCTGGAGCGCCAGAAATTGTTTGTCGACGCCGTGCAGACCTATCAGTTCATCATCAATCAGTATCCGTCGAGTGAGTACGCCTATCGTGCCCGCGCGCGGCTCGATACCTTGCAACAGCTAGGACACTACCCTGGAGCAAGCACCGCCCAGACGCGCCCGGCCTCGCTGTGA
- the pyk gene encoding pyruvate kinase: MSVRRTKIVATLGPASNSPEVLEQLILAGLDVARLNFSHGTPDEHKARAKLVRDLAAKHGRFVALLGDLQGPKIRIAKFANKRIELKIGDQFTFSTSHPLTEGNQQVVGIDYPDLVKDCGVGDELLLDDGRVVMRVDTATPTELHCTVIIGGPLSDHKGINRRGGGLTAPALTEKDKADIKLAAEMEVDYLAVSFPRDAADMEYARKLRDEAGGTAWLVAKIERAEAVADDETLDGLIKASDAVMVARGDLGVEIGDAELIGIQKKIILHARRHNKAVIVATQMMESMIQNPMPTRAEVSDVANAVLDYTDAVMLSAESAAGPYPLEAVQAMARICVGAEKHPTSKTSSHRIGKEFESCDQSIALAAMYTANHFPGVKAIIALTESGYTPLIMSRIRSSVPIYAFTPHREAQARAAMFRGVYTVPFDPASLPPHEVSQAAIDELVKRGVVEKGDWVILTKGDSYHTTGGTNGMKILHVGDPMV; this comes from the coding sequence ATGTCCGTCCGTCGTACCAAAATCGTCGCCACCCTTGGCCCGGCCAGCAATTCGCCGGAAGTCCTCGAACAGCTGATTCTGGCTGGTTTGGACGTCGCCCGTCTGAACTTCTCCCACGGCACCCCGGACGAGCACAAGGCTCGTGCCAAGCTGGTGCGTGACCTCGCGGCTAAGCATGGCCGTTTCGTGGCGTTGCTGGGTGACCTGCAAGGCCCGAAAATCCGTATCGCCAAATTCGCCAACAAGCGCATCGAGCTGAAGATCGGTGACCAGTTCACCTTCTCCACCAGCCACCCGCTGACCGAAGGCAACCAGCAAGTCGTGGGTATCGATTACCCGGACCTGGTCAAGGATTGCGGCGTCGGCGACGAACTGCTGCTGGATGACGGCCGCGTGGTCATGCGCGTCGACACCGCTACCCCGACCGAACTGCACTGCACCGTGATTATCGGCGGCCCGCTGTCGGACCACAAAGGCATCAACCGTCGCGGTGGTGGCCTGACCGCTCCTGCCCTGACTGAAAAAGACAAGGCCGACATCAAGCTCGCCGCTGAAATGGAAGTGGACTACCTCGCCGTGTCCTTCCCGCGCGACGCAGCCGACATGGAATACGCCCGTAAACTGCGCGACGAAGCCGGCGGCACCGCCTGGCTGGTGGCGAAGATCGAACGCGCCGAAGCCGTGGCCGATGACGAAACCCTCGATGGCCTGATCAAGGCTTCCGACGCCGTGATGGTTGCCCGTGGCGACCTCGGTGTGGAAATCGGTGACGCCGAGCTGATCGGCATCCAGAAGAAGATCATCCTGCACGCACGCCGCCACAACAAAGCGGTGATCGTGGCGACCCAGATGATGGAGTCGATGATCCAGAACCCGATGCCGACCCGCGCCGAAGTGTCCGACGTGGCCAACGCCGTGCTCGACTACACTGACGCCGTGATGCTCTCGGCTGAAAGTGCCGCCGGCCCGTACCCACTGGAAGCCGTGCAAGCGATGGCGCGTATCTGCGTCGGCGCTGAAAAGCACCCGACCAGCAAGACCTCCAGCCACCGCATCGGCAAAGAGTTCGAAAGCTGCGACCAGAGCATCGCCCTGGCGGCCATGTACACCGCCAACCACTTCCCGGGCGTGAAGGCGATCATCGCCTTGACCGAAAGTGGCTACACGCCGTTGATCATGTCGCGCATCCGTTCTTCGGTGCCGATCTACGCGTTCACCCCACACCGCGAAGCCCAGGCCCGCGCGGCGATGTTCCGTGGTGTGTACACCGTGCCGTTCGACCCGGCATCGCTGCCGCCGCACGAAGTCAGCCAGGCGGCCATCGACGAGCTGGTCAAGCGCGGCGTCGTGGAAAAAGGCGACTGGGTCATCCTGACCAAGGGCGACAGCTACCACACCACTGGCGGCACCAACGGCATGAAGATCCTGCACGTTGGCGACCCAATGGTCTGA
- a CDS encoding enoyl-CoA hydratase-related protein, which yields MTDAILQHRERGLLTLQLNRPDKKNALTRGMYTQLAKALELADADSAIHAVLIQGSSECFTAGNDIGDFLEQPPADLDSPPFHFMQSLLNCRKPVIAAVAGAAVGIGTTLLLHCDLVYVSRDARLRMPFVNLGLCPEFGSSLILPRLLGHAKAAELLLLGEGFSGEQAAAWGIATEALGSGEAALAKAREVAARFETLAPGAVQVTKQLMKSVDREQLRRVIEEEGALFTQRLRSPEAVAALSAFITGR from the coding sequence ATGACCGACGCCATCCTGCAGCACCGCGAACGTGGGCTGCTGACCTTGCAGCTCAATCGCCCCGACAAGAAAAACGCTCTGACCCGTGGGATGTACACACAGTTGGCCAAGGCGCTGGAGTTGGCCGATGCAGATTCAGCCATTCATGCGGTGCTGATCCAGGGCAGCAGCGAGTGTTTTACCGCCGGCAATGACATCGGTGACTTCCTCGAGCAACCGCCAGCCGACCTCGACAGCCCGCCGTTTCACTTCATGCAAAGCCTGCTCAACTGCCGCAAACCGGTGATCGCCGCAGTGGCGGGCGCGGCCGTGGGGATCGGCACCACGCTATTGCTGCATTGCGACCTGGTCTATGTCAGCCGGGATGCGCGGTTGCGCATGCCGTTCGTCAACCTGGGGCTGTGTCCGGAGTTTGGCTCGAGCCTGATCCTGCCGCGACTGCTGGGGCATGCGAAGGCCGCAGAGCTGTTGCTGTTGGGTGAGGGGTTCAGCGGTGAGCAGGCGGCGGCGTGGGGGATTGCGACCGAGGCGCTGGGCAGTGGCGAAGCGGCGTTGGCCAAGGCGCGGGAAGTGGCTGCGCGTTTCGAGACGCTGGCGCCGGGGGCGGTGCAGGTGACCAAGCAGTTGATGAAAAGCGTGGATCGCGAGCAGTTGCGGCGGGTGATTGAGGAGGAGGGCGCGTTGTTTACCCAGCGGTTGAGGTCGCCGGAGGCGGTTGCGGCGTTGTCGGCTTTTATCACTGGGCGATGA
- a CDS encoding iron-sulfur-binding ferredoxin reductase, translating to MPELHVGERHWSVATGSNLLDALNQAGVAVPYSCRAGSCHACLVRCTGEVSDRQPDALSPAQRQEGWRLACQCQVSADLRVETFDPVRDGLAAQVVGVDWLSSTVLRLRLQPERGLRYRAGQHLVVWAGQVARPYSLASLPQEDPFLEFHLDCRQPGEFTDIARQLQLGDGLRLGELRGGALQYDPDWQARPLWLLASGTGLGPLWGVLREALRQDHQGAIRVIHQAHDVAGHYLAEPLAALAAQHPNLTVELWTAAQATQALAQLRLVSRQTLALLCGHPAHVDAFSKRLFLAGLPRNQLLADVFLPRG from the coding sequence ATGCCTGAACTGCACGTCGGCGAACGCCACTGGTCGGTCGCCACCGGCAGCAATCTGTTGGATGCGTTGAATCAGGCGGGTGTGGCGGTGCCCTACAGTTGCCGCGCCGGCAGTTGCCATGCGTGTCTGGTGCGGTGTACCGGCGAGGTTTCCGATCGGCAGCCGGATGCCTTGAGCCCGGCCCAACGCCAGGAGGGTTGGCGGTTGGCCTGTCAGTGCCAAGTCAGCGCGGATCTGCGTGTCGAAACCTTTGATCCGGTGCGTGACGGTTTGGCGGCGCAGGTCGTGGGCGTCGATTGGTTGAGCTCGACGGTGCTGCGCCTGCGTCTGCAACCGGAGCGTGGCCTGCGCTATCGCGCCGGCCAGCATCTGGTGGTGTGGGCGGGGCAGGTGGCGCGGCCTTACTCGCTGGCGAGTTTGCCGCAGGAGGACCCGTTCCTGGAGTTTCACCTCGACTGCCGCCAGCCTGGGGAATTCACCGATATTGCCCGTCAGTTGCAACTCGGCGACGGTTTGCGTCTGGGCGAGTTGCGTGGCGGCGCGTTGCAATATGATCCGGACTGGCAAGCCCGACCGTTGTGGCTGCTGGCGTCGGGCACGGGCCTGGGCCCATTGTGGGGGGTATTGCGTGAGGCGCTGCGCCAGGATCACCAGGGCGCCATCCGCGTGATTCACCAGGCCCATGATGTCGCCGGGCATTACCTGGCCGAACCCCTGGCAGCGCTGGCCGCGCAGCATCCGAACTTGACGGTGGAGCTGTGGACGGCGGCGCAGGCGACCCAGGCATTGGCGCAACTGCGGCTTGTTTCGCGGCAAACCTTGGCCTTACTCTGCGGACACCCCGCCCATGTCGACGCGTTCTCCAAGCGCCTGTTCCTGGCGGGCCTGCCGCGCAATCAACTGCTGGCCGACGTGTTCCTGCCCCGTGGTTGA
- a CDS encoding fumarate hydratase, whose protein sequence is MTVIKQDDLIQSVADALQFISYYHPVDFIQAMHEAYLREESPAARDSIAQILINSRMCATGHRPICQDTGIVTVFVRVGMDVRWDGATMGLDDMINEGVRRAYNLPENVLRASILADPAGARKNTKDNTPAVIHYSIVPGNTVEVDVAAKGGGSENKSKMAMLNPSDSIVDWVLKTVPTMGAGWCPPGMLGIGIGGTAEKAAVMAKEVLMESIDIHELKKRGPQNRIEEMRLELFEKVNQLGIGAQGLGGLTTVLDVKIMDYPTHAASLPVCMIPNCAATRHAHFVLDGSGPASLEAPPLDAYPEIVWEAGPSARRVNLDTLTPEEVQSWQPGETVLLNGKMLTGRDAAHKRMVEMLNKGETLPVDLKGRFIYYVGPVDPVREEVVGPAGPTTATRMDKFTRQILEQTGLLGMIGKSERGPTAIEAIKDHKAVYLMAVGGAAYLVAQAIKKSRVVAFAELGMEAIYEFDVKDMPVTVAVDSKGESVHITGPAIWQKKISESLAVEVQ, encoded by the coding sequence ATGACCGTGATCAAGCAAGACGACCTGATTCAGAGCGTTGCCGACGCCCTGCAATTCATTTCCTACTACCACCCCGTTGATTTCATCCAGGCCATGCACGAAGCCTACCTGCGCGAAGAATCGCCAGCGGCCCGTGACTCCATCGCCCAGATCCTGATCAACTCGCGCATGTGCGCCACCGGCCATCGCCCGATCTGCCAGGACACCGGTATCGTTACCGTGTTCGTGCGCGTAGGCATGGACGTACGTTGGGATGGCGCCACCATGGGCCTGGACGACATGATCAACGAAGGCGTGCGTCGCGCCTACAACCTGCCGGAAAACGTCCTGCGTGCATCGATCCTCGCCGACCCGGCAGGCGCGCGTAAAAACACCAAGGACAACACCCCTGCGGTCATCCACTACTCCATCGTCCCGGGTAACACCGTGGAAGTGGACGTGGCGGCCAAGGGTGGCGGTTCCGAGAACAAGTCGAAAATGGCCATGCTCAACCCGTCCGACTCGATCGTCGACTGGGTGCTCAAGACCGTTCCGACCATGGGCGCCGGCTGGTGCCCACCGGGCATGCTCGGTATCGGCATCGGCGGCACCGCCGAGAAAGCCGCGGTGATGGCCAAGGAAGTGTTGATGGAATCCATCGACATCCACGAACTGAAAAAACGCGGCCCGCAGAACCGTATCGAAGAGATGCGCCTGGAGCTGTTCGAGAAGGTCAACCAACTGGGCATCGGCGCCCAGGGCCTGGGTGGCCTGACCACCGTGCTCGACGTGAAGATCATGGACTACCCGACCCACGCTGCCTCCCTGCCGGTGTGCATGATCCCCAACTGCGCCGCCACCCGTCACGCACACTTCGTGCTCGACGGTTCGGGCCCGGCGTCGCTGGAAGCGCCACCGCTGGACGCCTACCCGGAAATCGTCTGGGAAGCCGGCCCATCGGCCCGTCGCGTCAACCTCGACACCCTGACCCCGGAAGAAGTGCAGAGCTGGCAGCCGGGCGAAACCGTGTTGCTCAACGGCAAGATGCTTACCGGCCGCGACGCCGCGCACAAGCGCATGGTCGAGATGCTGAACAAGGGCGAAACCCTGCCGGTGGACCTCAAGGGTCGTTTCATCTACTACGTCGGCCCGGTTGATCCGGTGCGCGAAGAAGTGGTTGGCCCGGCTGGCCCGACCACCGCGACGCGGATGGACAAGTTCACCCGCCAGATCCTCGAGCAAACCGGACTGTTGGGCATGATCGGCAAATCCGAGCGCGGCCCGACTGCGATCGAAGCGATCAAGGACCACAAGGCCGTGTACCTGATGGCCGTCGGCGGTGCTGCCTACCTGGTGGCGCAAGCCATCAAGAAGTCGCGCGTGGTTGCGTTCGCCGAACTGGGTATGGAAGCGATCTACGAGTTCGACGTCAAAGACATGCCGGTCACCGTTGCAGTCGACAGCAAGGGCGAATCCGTGCACATCACCGGTCCTGCCATCTGGCAGAAAAAGATCAGTGAAAGCCTGGCGGTAGAAGTGCAATAA
- a CDS encoding ATP-binding protein, translated as MIVIPRPLRLTFYSLLIIAGALLAAALATRHAERQALVDDAARANQQLALYANSLHTLIERYRALPAVLALDSEMISALKGPLDPATQDVLNRKLERINGAAQSSTLELMDRNGLAVAASNWNLPSSYVGHNYAFRPYFSQTKSQGTGRFYAVGVTTGVPGYFLSSAVVDEHEQFLGAMVVKLEFPELEREWAQGNDLLLVSDARGIVFIANQPGWRYRNLRPLSDTDLAELKATRQYDKKHLEPLDTQPLQRFDDNSHLMRVNGPDGNANYIWESLPLKAEGWTLHLLRKPQFAFEDQRNAGLAAAGSWLALVFLVLFLTQRWRLARLRQRSREELERLVEERTQALRTAQDGLVQSAKLAALGQMSAALAHEINQPLTAQRMQLATLRLLLDHGRVDDAYKALTPLDEMLTRMAALTGHLKTFARKSPSGLRERLDLAMVVDQSLHLLDARLRDEGIGVVLDLTRPAWVRGDAIRLEQVLINLLRNALDAMADKPRKRLEIRLHADQQLWQLTVSDSGGGIAEEHLNSVFDPFFTTKPVGDGLGLGLAVSYAIVHELGGRLIAGNRGDGAVFTLTLPIALETPDLC; from the coding sequence ATGATCGTGATCCCTCGCCCCCTGCGCCTGACCTTCTATTCCCTGTTGATCATCGCCGGTGCGCTGTTGGCCGCCGCCTTGGCCACCCGCCACGCCGAACGCCAAGCCCTGGTGGACGATGCGGCTCGTGCGAATCAGCAACTCGCCCTGTACGCCAATTCCCTGCACACCCTGATCGAACGCTACCGCGCCCTGCCCGCCGTACTGGCGCTGGACTCGGAAATGATCAGCGCGTTGAAAGGCCCGCTGGACCCCGCAACCCAGGATGTGCTCAACCGCAAACTGGAACGCATCAACGGCGCCGCACAGTCATCGACCCTGGAATTGATGGACCGCAACGGCCTCGCGGTGGCTGCCAGCAACTGGAACCTGCCGAGCAGTTATGTCGGGCACAACTACGCGTTCCGGCCGTATTTCAGCCAGACCAAAAGCCAGGGCACGGGACGCTTCTACGCGGTGGGAGTGACCACAGGCGTGCCGGGCTATTTTCTTTCCAGCGCGGTGGTGGATGAACACGAGCAGTTCCTCGGCGCCATGGTGGTCAAGCTGGAATTCCCCGAGCTCGAGCGCGAATGGGCCCAGGGCAACGACCTGTTGTTGGTCAGTGACGCGCGCGGCATCGTGTTTATCGCCAATCAGCCAGGCTGGCGTTACCGCAACCTGCGACCGCTGTCGGACACCGACCTGGCCGAACTCAAGGCCACCCGCCAATACGACAAGAAACACCTGGAACCGCTGGACACCCAGCCCTTGCAGCGCTTTGACGACAACAGCCACCTGATGCGCGTCAACGGCCCCGATGGCAACGCCAATTACATCTGGGAATCCCTGCCGCTCAAAGCCGAAGGCTGGACCCTGCACCTGCTGCGCAAACCGCAATTCGCCTTTGAAGACCAGCGCAACGCCGGCCTGGCCGCCGCCGGTTCCTGGCTGGCCCTGGTGTTCCTGGTGTTGTTCCTCACGCAGCGCTGGCGCCTGGCCCGGTTGCGCCAGCGCAGCCGCGAAGAGCTGGAGCGCCTGGTGGAAGAACGTACCCAGGCGCTGCGCACCGCCCAGGATGGCCTGGTGCAATCGGCCAAGCTGGCGGCGCTGGGGCAGATGTCCGCCGCCCTCGCCCATGAGATCAACCAGCCGCTGACCGCCCAGCGCATGCAGTTGGCCACCCTGCGCCTGTTGCTCGACCACGGCCGCGTGGACGATGCCTACAAGGCCCTGACCCCGCTGGACGAAATGCTCACACGCATGGCCGCGCTCACCGGCCACCTCAAGACCTTCGCCCGCAAGAGCCCCAGCGGCCTGCGCGAACGCCTGGACCTGGCGATGGTGGTCGACCAATCCCTGCACCTGCTCGACGCACGCCTGCGTGATGAAGGCATCGGCGTGGTACTCGACCTGACCCGCCCGGCCTGGGTCCGCGGCGACGCGATCCGCCTGGAACAGGTGCTGATCAACCTGCTGCGCAATGCCCTCGACGCCATGGCCGACAAGCCGCGCAAACGCCTGGAAATCCGCCTGCACGCCGACCAGCAGCTGTGGCAACTGACCGTCAGCGACAGCGGCGGCGGGATCGCCGAAGAACACCTGAACAGCGTGTTCGACCCCTTCTTCACCACCAAGCCGGTGGGTGATGGGCTGGGCCTGGGGCTGGCGGTGTCCTACGCCATCGTGCACGAATTGGGCGGGCGCCTGATCGCCGGCAACCGTGGCGACGGCGCGGTGTTTACCCTGACCTTGCCAATCGCGCTGGAGACGCCCGACCTATGTTGA